From one Coffea eugenioides isolate CCC68of chromosome 11, Ceug_1.0, whole genome shotgun sequence genomic stretch:
- the LOC113751196 gene encoding uncharacterized protein LOC113751196, whose translation MIVGLSDGSLYNISWKGEFCGVVDLDISLSDGSGADKLSHSLDNGLPSNGAQGVSLPMNYIRKKSAIVHMEFSFSLRLLFLLFCDEQLVSCSASKKGLKQADLIKVEKKLAYGYAVCAPVASEQQILVVGTKRGDVELYDLTDSAFLVRAVSLYDWG comes from the exons ATGATTGTTGGACTTTCTGATGGATCATTGTATAATATATCATGGAAGGGAGAG TTCTGTGGGGTTGTTGATCTTGACATTTCACTCTCTGATGGAAGTGGAGCTGATAAATTGTCTCATTCTTTGGACAATGGTCTTCCTTCTAATGGAGCACAAGGTGTTTCTCTGCCCATGAATTATATAAGGAAGAAGTCTGCTATTGTGCACATGGAGTTTTCCTTCTCACTGAGGTTACTGTTTTTGCTCTTTTGTGATGAACAACTTGTGTCATGTTCTGCAAGTAAGAAAGGATTAAAGCAAGCTGATTTAATTAAAGTTGAAAAGAAACTGGCATATGGTTATGCTGTATGTGCCCCAGTTGCTTCGGAGCAACAAATTCTTGTTGTGGGTACAAAAAGGGGAGATGTTGAATTGTATGACCTCACAGATTCTGCTTTCCTTGTTCGTGCTGTTTCTTTATATGACTGGGGGTAA